In the Balaenoptera ricei isolate mBalRic1 chromosome 1, mBalRic1.hap2, whole genome shotgun sequence genome, AGCCAATGGCGTAGCCGCTGGGGCAGCGAGGCCTCGCCAGCCGGCCCGGCCCTGGGGAGCAGCCAGGCCAGATCGCGGGCCCTGATTTCGAGAGCGAGGACGAGGGCGAGGAATTCGATGACTGGGAGGACGACTACGACTATCCGGAAGAGGAGCAGCTGAGTGGTGCAGGCTACAGAGTATCCGCGGCCCTTGAAGAAGCCAACAAGATGTTTTTGAGAACCTCCAGAGCCAGAGAAGCAGCTCTGGATGGCGGGTTTCAGATGCATTACGAGAAGACCCCGTTTGATCAGTTGGCTTTTATCGAAGAGCTTTTTTCACTCATGGTTGTCAATCGTCTGACCGAAGAGCTCGGCTGCGATGAGATTATTGATAGAGAGTAGTTAAACGctgggaagagaggaggaaactACTTGAGGAGAGACCTGGCATTCCACTGTCTCTTGGGTTCATTCCAAATAGTTCCGTGCCAATGAAAAActtggtcttaaaaaaaaaaaaatttttttttttttgtagaataaAGTAGTGACTGCACAgttatgaaaaaggaagaaaattgttaaagaaaaagGATCTTAATACTGTTGAAATCTGTTTTCAAGAATGTCCTAAAACATTTATGGCTTTGACTTTGTTATTGATCCAGATTAATTTCCTTGCATTGAGGAAAATACCTTTCGTATGTTACTGTAAGGGGTGGCTTTGCAAGAGTAAGTCATGACCAAGACAGACTGCCAGTACAAGAGCCCACTGATATTAATTATATGAGAAAAAGTAACTAATTTATCCAGCTTAGGACCTGAGATGTTTTTGAGTTATTTGGACTGAAAGCATATTGAGAAAACTGTCAGGTTCCATTTTGTGATCTATCCAAGCCATGGTTATCAAAAGCTAAATTTTTGGTGTAAAATAAATCAAGTATTCTTCAGCATCCCGAAAGGATAATCAAACCCCAAAAGAAATACGTATCATGTGTGCTATATCTTAAAATGTGTTTCCAAGAGCATCTGAGATTTTGTTTGTACGTGTATCTTGATCATTTTTAAAGCTACTGTAATCTTTAATTCAAGAAAATTCATTGTCTTGAACATTTTTAAGAGTCAAAAATTAAGATGTCCTTAATAAGTTTCAAATTTAGACATTAATGTGTATGTGAatgtacaaagaaaacaaactatttCTAACATCCGTATATACTAGAGAAATAGTCTCTTTTACttgctctgtttttcattttttacaggCAAAAGACTCTGGTTGAACTTCATAATGTAAGAACTGTTAAGTGAAAATTGTCCAGTAAAAGGAAAGCCCTACACCTAAAAAAAGACTTCATGAACAACCCTTAAAGGTTTTAAACCTGCCCACCTTGGTATCTGAAGtttccctctgtctcctcctctacTTGTTATTGGTTATGCACCAGCATTGGGGATAATAAAaatttcttgttctgtgaaaaaaaaaaacaaaaacaaaaaaaaaacaaaaaactcacagAGTGTACAAGATCAAGAGTGAATCCTAAATGTAAACTGCAGACTCTGGCTGATTATAAGGTGGAGgttcataaattataaaaaatgtaccactctggtggggaagaCTGTGTGTGTCGAGCAGGGAAAGTGTAGGAAATCTATGTACCTTCCCTTCAGTTTTCCTGTGAACtgaaaaactgctctaaaaaaaaaaaagaaaatagtctttaaaaaaaaaagaaaaaaaagctgatgTCAAATCCCCAAATTTAGAACTGGGGGTGGGAGCCCTGGAGCTCACCTGCAGAactttccctcccccctcccctgggagCTCCAGGTAGGAGAAATAGGAACAAATAAAGCACTGTGAAATCACAGGAGAAGGAAATGAATTTCGCCAGGGAAAGCTCCTTCAAAGAGGTGGGCCTGACCTGAGCTGGAAACTGGGGCGAAGGTCTGCAGGCAGAGAGTTCCCAGTGTGTTTAATGAGGCAGGTTCTGGGAGGTGTGGGGTGGAAGCAATGGGAGGAAGGTGATAAAAGCTCTGTGTTCactcacaccccaccccaccccacctccagcaTCCTCCCCCAGCCCTTTCTGGGCTACGAGGACAGGGCAGGTGGCAGGGCCAGACCCCAAGGCCAAGCTTTACCTCTTTCTGCGGCAAGCGTCTGAATATCTTCTCTGAAACTGGAGACTTTCCTACTGACCTGGTTGTTGTTGGCAGGCCTGGCCTGAATTCCAGGGGACAGGGAAGGCTGGAAATGCCACCTTGAAAAGGTCACCTGCCCTGTCCCAAAGCCTGGGATCCCGCCAGGTCAGGAATGCACCTTGCCCCTGGCAGAGCCTCCAAACACAGACCAGGAAATGCTCCGTCTAGCACCTGTGAGAGGCGGCACAGGACGCAGTTAACAACCCTGTAGTGGGCGGTAAAGCCTTCACGGCCTGAGCTCTGCTTCCAAAGCTGTGGGATCTCGAGAAAGCAgctctccctctctgagcctggatCTTCATCCACAATGAGGGGATAGTGGCATATGTGTCATGAGGTTCTTACAAGGATCTCACGAGATTGTGGATGTGGCCATGTCCTGTTAACAGTACAGGGCTTTGTGCGGTGTCAGGGGCCACAGAAACATCAGGTATTCTTTTGAGCACTCAGCACACAGCCCCTCACATGGGGTACCACctgaattcacacacacacagtagggtGCCACCTGAATTCACTTACGCGTGGTAGGGTAAGTCACTGCAGCTGGTGCACTTCAGAGGATGCGGAAGTGGCCAAATGCGCGTCATTAACTCTTACTGTAAAACCCCCTTTCTCACAACTCCTGGGGTTTGAATCAGAACGGGGTGGGGACAGCAGTTTAGACAAACCCCACCACCCTCCAGTAACTCACCACGAAGTCTGAGAATTATAGCCATGAAGCAGACCCCCAAAGGCCAATTCTTTCTCAAGTTTAAGGGCAATTTGGAGTTATATTAACTATCATTTGAaagcccctactgtgtgccacCTACTTCACATGAATGATTTGGAAGTATATGCCCTTCAGGTTCTAGATACGAACGGGGACGCCCGGAACAGTTGAGTGATCTGCTCTTGGTCACAGTAAATCAGGGGCAGATCAGGCTGCCAATCCAGGTCTCTCTGAAGCCAACTCTCTGCCACTGCTTCTCCACTTTGCAGTGTAAAGGGAAGACTGCAGGAGTTTTGAGTGACAGCTACTTCTGAGCAATCCCAGAGGCCTTCCTGGAAGGGGTGGGGGTCAGAGGCCTACCCAGGTCCCGGGAGAGTACTGAACAGTCCCCAAGCCTCCCAGGCAGTGCTGGCCCAACCACCGGACAATGAGGGAAGAACCCTCTGCCTGCACGCCCCTCATTTGATCTTTGTCTCTGCGGCGTGGATTTAAGATGCACCAACCCTCAGTGCTCCGGGGGGTTCATCTAAACATGATTAAACAACCATTAGGCCTTTTCGGTTGGGAAATGGAGATTTACAGACTTCCAAACCTCCATTTAAATGCAAATGCAGCGTCTGCCTGGAACCATGGAACTGAGTAGCCATAAAGTCACCGTGTCCCCTCGCTCCCGCTGCGCTGGGCCACCTCGGGCCCCCATTTAATCTGAGGGGCGCTGCGGACACCCCCTGGAACCaggggggacaggggacagggccCGCAGTGATGCACACGAGTTGACACCTCACCTTCCTTCATCGCCTTTCCTGGCCCTGGCGGGAGTGCAGATGTTAACCTCCA is a window encoding:
- the LOC132359954 gene encoding LOW QUALITY PROTEIN: EP300-interacting inhibitor of differentiation 1-like (The sequence of the model RefSeq protein was modified relative to this genomic sequence to represent the inferred CDS: substituted 1 base at 1 genomic stop codon); the encoded protein is MSEMNELSELYEESNDLQMDVMPGESDLPQMEVGGGSREPSLNPSRAGAQPQLEEEGPMEEEAAQPMAXPLGQRGLASRPGPGEQPGQIAGPDFESEDEGEEFDDWEDDYDYPEEEQLSGAGYRVSAALEEANKMFLRTSRAREAALDGGFQMHYEKTPFDQLAFIEELFSLMVVNRLTEELGCDEIIDRE